DNA sequence from the Deltaproteobacteria bacterium CG2_30_66_27 genome:
GGACCGGGGGGCGCCACGCCGTCGATCGCCCGGATCGCGGCCGGAGAAGAGGTTCTGCTCATGGAAGAACGAGCGGGGCGGCACTTCGGGGTGGCGGTGGAGGAGACGATCCGCGAAAAGTAGCGGACAACCCGCGACGATCCGGAGTACACTGTCACTTATAGGATTGAAAGCGTGTTTTTCGAAGGAGGGGGCATGTTTGGACTCGGTCTTCCGGAGCTTCTCATCATCCTCGTGATCGTGGTACTGCTGTTCGGGGCCGGTCGGTTACCGCAGATCGGCTCAGGGATCGGGGAAGGGATCCGGAACTTCAAGAAGTCGATGAAGGAGAAGAACGAGGTGGACGTCACCCCGGCCAAGGGAGACGGCGACAAGAAATAGTACCCCGGCCTCCGGCCGGTGGTTATTCGCCGTCCTTCGCCTCCAGCTTGTAACTGTCGAAGATCGCCGGGGCGTC
Encoded proteins:
- a CDS encoding Sec-independent protein translocase TatA; the encoded protein is MFGLGLPELLIILVIVVLLFGAGRLPQIGSGIGEGIRNFKKSMKEKNEVDVTPAKGDGDKK